The following are encoded in a window of Rosa chinensis cultivar Old Blush chromosome 4, RchiOBHm-V2, whole genome shotgun sequence genomic DNA:
- the LOC112195836 gene encoding uncharacterized protein LOC112195836 isoform X2, which yields MLVLLVWRTNQVHHLSLEKQRREEVSLYDDVSEEPKVGEFIVKYPSSESPIFHKCSWRRDSRNDSDGVPRFPPLVIPKDAGADRNPLHSVTGLPPVPLNIIVGYAVPLIADAHERETRKREPGYDEVEYRNMMRSFLMSED from the exons ATGCTGGTGCTGCTGGTCTGGAGAACAAATCAAGTTCATCATCTCAG TTTGGAGAAGCAGAGGAGAGAAGAGGTATCTCTGTATGATGATGTTTCCGAGGAACCAAAG GTTGGGGAGTTCATTGTAAAGTATCCCTCTTCTGAGTCACCGATATTCCACAAATGTTCTTGGAGACGTGATTCTCGAAATGACTCTGATGGTGTGCCAAGATTCCCACCTCTTGTG ATCCCTAAAGATGCTGGAGCTGATCGAAAT CCTCTGCACTCGGTAACTGGCTTACCTCCAGTTCCACTCAATATTATAGTGGGATATGCTGTGCCTTTAATAGCAGATGCTCACGAGAGAGAG ACACGCAAGCGAGAACCGGGATATGATGAGGTCGAGTACCGAAATATGATGAGGTCGTTTCTGATGAGTGAGGACTGA
- the LOC112195836 gene encoding uncharacterized protein LOC112195836 isoform X1 — protein sequence MKSESSTDAGAAGLENKSSSSSQADEIEQEVSLEKQRREEVSLYDDVSEEPKVGEFIVKYPSSESPIFHKCSWRRDSRNDSDGVPRFPPLVIPKDAGADRNPLHSVTGLPPVPLNIIVGYAVPLIADAHERETRKREPGYDEVEYRNMMRSFLMSED from the exons ATGAAATCGGAGTCAAGCACGGATGCTGGTGCTGCTGGTCTGGAGAACAAATCAAGTTCATCATCTCAG GCGGATGAGATTGAGCAGGAGGTGAGTTTGGAGAAGCAGAGGAGAGAAGAGGTATCTCTGTATGATGATGTTTCCGAGGAACCAAAG GTTGGGGAGTTCATTGTAAAGTATCCCTCTTCTGAGTCACCGATATTCCACAAATGTTCTTGGAGACGTGATTCTCGAAATGACTCTGATGGTGTGCCAAGATTCCCACCTCTTGTG ATCCCTAAAGATGCTGGAGCTGATCGAAAT CCTCTGCACTCGGTAACTGGCTTACCTCCAGTTCCACTCAATATTATAGTGGGATATGCTGTGCCTTTAATAGCAGATGCTCACGAGAGAGAG ACACGCAAGCGAGAACCGGGATATGATGAGGTCGAGTACCGAAATATGATGAGGTCGTTTCTGATGAGTGAGGACTGA
- the LOC112199339 gene encoding uncharacterized protein LOC112199339: protein MLVLLVWRTNQVHHLSLEKQRREEVSLYDDVSEEPKVGEFIVKYPSSESPIFHKCSWRRDSRNDSDGVPRFPPLVIPKDAGADRNPLHSVTGLPPIPLNIIVGYAVPLIADAHERETRKREPGYDEVEYRNMMRSFLMSED, encoded by the exons ATGCTGGTACTGCTGGTCTGGAGAACAAATCAAGTTCATCATCTCAG TTTGGAGAAGCAGAGGAGAGAAGAGGTATCTCTGTATGATGATGTTTCCGAGGAACCAAAG GTTGGGGAGTTCATTGTAAAGTATCCCTCTTCTGAGTCACCGATATTCCACAAATGTTCTTGGAGACGTGATTCTCGAAATGACTCTGATGGTGTGCCAAGATTCCCACCTCTTGTG ATCCCTAAAGATGCTGGAGCTGATCGAAAT CCTCTGCACTCAGTAACAGGCTTACCTCCTATTCCACTCAATATTATAGTGGGATATGCTGTCCCTTTAATAGCAGATGCTCACGAGAGAGAG ACACGCAAGCGAGAACCGGGATATGATGAGGTCGAGTACCGAAATATGATGAGGTCGTTTCTGATGAGTGAGGACTGA